In Candidatus Defluviilinea proxima, a single genomic region encodes these proteins:
- a CDS encoding ATPase: protein MDILQLIDRLEELFNESKTIPLTRNVMVDEDRMLDIIDQMRIAIPEEVKKAQQLLGQRDRVLAQAQEEANRTLDLARQKADQLVTKDIVAQEAARRAEQILAQARNEAENIRADADDYAMNSLEQLQEELEQITNQVSNGIRLLKEEQSKRTPVSKSAE, encoded by the coding sequence ATGGACATTCTTCAACTCATAGACCGCCTCGAAGAGCTCTTCAATGAGAGCAAGACCATCCCCCTCACTCGCAATGTGATGGTGGATGAAGACCGCATGCTCGACATCATTGACCAGATGCGCATCGCCATCCCTGAAGAAGTGAAGAAGGCTCAGCAATTGCTCGGTCAACGCGACCGTGTGCTTGCCCAGGCGCAAGAGGAGGCAAATCGCACCCTCGACCTGGCCCGCCAAAAAGCCGATCAACTGGTGACAAAAGATATAGTCGCGCAGGAAGCCGCGCGCCGCGCGGAGCAGATCCTTGCACAGGCGCGGAACGAAGCCGAAAATATCCGAGCTGACGCTGACGACTATGCAATGAACAGCCTCGAACAGCTTCAAGAAGAACTTGAACAGATCACCAACCAGGTCTCCAACGGCATCCGCCTGCTGAAAGAAGAACAATCCAAACGGACGCCGGTTTCAAAATCAGCAGAATAA
- a CDS encoding YwbE family protein, with amino-acid sequence MNGQTRANIKPGITVLIVLKQDQRTGKLTRGIVKDILTKSPNHPHGIKVRLQDGQVGRVKEIVDS; translated from the coding sequence ATGAACGGACAAACACGCGCAAACATAAAACCCGGTATCACGGTATTGATCGTCCTAAAACAGGATCAACGCACAGGCAAATTGACCCGTGGCATTGTGAAGGATATACTCACCAAATCCCCGAACCATCCGCACGGAATCAAAGTCCGCTTGCAGGATGGGCAGGTGGGACGTGTGAAAGAGATCGTCGATTCTTGA
- a CDS encoding transglycosylase domain-containing protein: MTNEEENKHRVRRLLDSEAETHAEPAVEPAKNDAPKEGTTRAGTPRRTPTPPPPPIALDKDNMPLPRRVHEVDMGSTQVSPAAYEPASRPRLAQARPTSAPRPSQPPPPSTPITFDWKNGWGSCLVRGFIFSLFALVVIAILGGSALLISYYRIARTLPSVNDLKDRTSQFETTRILDRNGNSLYEILDPNAGRRTYVPLDKISPALVAATIATEDQDFYTHPGFDAWALIRALWVNYRTDGQGGGASTITQQLARALLLSPEERAQRTYLRKAREIILATEITRRYSKDEILELYLNEIYYGNLAYGIEAASETYFGKTANQLTLGEASFLAGLPQSPAVYDIYTNREVTLGRQQQVLVLMFSRSQQKGCIAVSNSEVPICVDQVAAVEAANEIKNRTFNSPNINSRYPHWVNYVRSQLEAQYDAQTIYRSGFIIYTTLDPNLQDQAQRMVTDQIALMTDKNAHNGALVAIKPSTGEILAMVGSPDFNNDAISGQVNMATSPTRQPGSSIKPITYLAAFEKGWTPATWIWDVPTEFPDGANPPYTPKNYDDRFHGGMTVRTALSNSFNIPAVKTLQFVGVYDDPNTPEKDGMIAMAERLGITSLTRPDYGLALTLGGGDVSLLEMSSAFSVFANGGKKVPPVSILKIVDFEGTVVYEYKPLEGEQVIRADHAFLLSSILSDNNARSLMFGPNSALNLPFQVAAKTGTTNDFRDNWTMGYTPDLVTGVWVGNADYTPMVNTTGLSGAAPIWSQFMQFAVPYLTNNNPTPFSIPSGVSETIVCNMGGAEPSQWCRGGQRSEFFASGQPPLPRNQDLLVQTTIDTWTGLIAGDACKDFAKEEKVLNVTDEWARKWFKTGAGRDWLESHDLPRNPYYRPERECSSSDPRPILKFTNLNDTDVITTSPFEVKAVINVTGGDFSNWRLEYGVGDDPSDWTVLAEGRQKFEQSDTIYKWDVGDVKGSKITLRIYLMKGDDFHAEKRVSLTFNLPQPTEAPTLTPTLTPFVPVDTPTNTPVPATPTDTVVPPPTDTDTPVPPTDTPATP, from the coding sequence ATGACAAACGAAGAAGAGAATAAACACCGAGTTAGAAGATTGCTGGATTCTGAAGCAGAGACTCACGCCGAGCCTGCCGTTGAACCTGCAAAGAACGATGCGCCGAAAGAAGGCACTACACGCGCCGGTACGCCACGCCGTACACCCACACCTCCGCCGCCTCCCATTGCGCTTGATAAAGACAACATGCCTTTGCCGCGCCGCGTCCACGAAGTGGATATGGGAAGTACGCAGGTCTCGCCAGCGGCCTATGAACCGGCCAGCCGTCCGCGCCTTGCACAGGCAAGGCCTACTTCCGCACCACGGCCCAGCCAACCGCCACCTCCTTCAACACCAATTACGTTCGATTGGAAGAACGGATGGGGAAGTTGTCTTGTGCGCGGTTTTATCTTTTCATTGTTTGCGTTGGTTGTGATTGCTATCCTTGGTGGCTCTGCCCTTTTGATTTCATATTATCGGATCGCGCGCACACTACCGAGTGTCAACGATTTGAAAGATCGCACATCTCAATTTGAGACCACTCGTATTTTGGATCGCAACGGGAATTCACTTTACGAGATCCTCGACCCGAACGCGGGACGTCGCACCTATGTGCCGCTCGATAAAATTTCCCCGGCTCTTGTCGCAGCGACGATTGCTACGGAAGACCAGGACTTTTATACACACCCCGGCTTTGATGCATGGGCGCTCATCCGCGCCTTGTGGGTCAACTATCGCACAGATGGTCAGGGCGGTGGCGCATCTACCATCACACAACAATTAGCGCGTGCGTTGTTGTTATCTCCAGAAGAACGTGCCCAACGGACGTACCTCCGCAAGGCGCGTGAGATCATCCTTGCCACAGAGATCACACGCCGATACTCCAAGGACGAGATCCTTGAGTTGTATCTCAACGAAATTTATTATGGCAATCTAGCCTATGGCATTGAAGCCGCATCAGAAACGTATTTCGGTAAGACAGCCAATCAATTGACCCTTGGAGAAGCTTCGTTCCTTGCGGGGCTTCCGCAATCACCGGCGGTCTACGATATCTATACCAACCGCGAAGTCACCCTCGGACGTCAACAACAAGTCCTCGTGTTGATGTTTTCCCGCAGTCAACAGAAGGGATGTATCGCCGTCAGCAACAGTGAAGTTCCCATTTGTGTGGATCAGGTGGCGGCTGTGGAAGCCGCGAACGAGATCAAGAATCGCACGTTCAATTCACCGAACATCAATTCCCGTTATCCGCATTGGGTTAACTATGTCCGCTCGCAGTTGGAAGCGCAATACGATGCACAGACCATCTATCGCTCGGGCTTTATTATTTACACCACTCTCGACCCGAACCTTCAAGATCAAGCGCAACGGATGGTGACTGACCAGATCGCGTTGATGACTGATAAGAATGCCCACAACGGCGCGCTGGTTGCGATCAAGCCATCTACGGGTGAAATACTGGCGATGGTGGGGTCGCCCGATTTCAACAATGATGCCATCTCTGGCCAGGTCAATATGGCAACCAGCCCTACACGCCAGCCGGGCTCCTCGATCAAACCCATTACCTACCTTGCCGCTTTTGAAAAAGGATGGACACCCGCCACGTGGATATGGGACGTGCCTACCGAGTTTCCTGATGGCGCCAACCCGCCGTATACGCCCAAAAATTATGATGACCGTTTTCACGGCGGCATGACCGTCCGCACGGCGTTATCGAACTCATTCAACATCCCGGCCGTTAAAACCCTGCAATTTGTTGGCGTGTATGATGACCCGAACACGCCGGAAAAAGATGGCATGATCGCCATGGCTGAACGATTGGGCATCACCAGCCTCACGCGCCCCGATTATGGCCTCGCATTGACGCTGGGTGGAGGCGATGTCAGCCTATTGGAAATGTCATCTGCTTTTTCCGTGTTCGCAAACGGAGGCAAGAAAGTCCCGCCTGTTTCGATTTTGAAGATCGTTGATTTTGAAGGCACTGTCGTTTACGAATATAAACCGCTCGAAGGTGAGCAGGTGATTCGGGCTGACCATGCTTTCCTTCTCTCTTCCATCCTTTCTGATAACAATGCGCGTTCGCTGATGTTCGGTCCCAACTCCGCGCTCAATTTGCCATTCCAAGTGGCCGCAAAGACAGGTACCACCAACGACTTCCGCGATAACTGGACAATGGGCTACACTCCCGATCTTGTCACTGGCGTTTGGGTTGGCAATGCCGATTACACACCCATGGTCAATACTACGGGTCTTAGCGGCGCCGCACCGATCTGGTCACAGTTCATGCAATTCGCTGTGCCGTACCTCACCAACAATAATCCAACTCCCTTCTCCATCCCATCTGGCGTTTCTGAAACGATAGTTTGTAATATGGGTGGCGCTGAACCTTCGCAGTGGTGCCGAGGTGGTCAACGCAGTGAATTCTTTGCCAGTGGTCAGCCTCCCTTGCCGCGCAATCAGGACCTTCTCGTTCAAACCACCATTGATACATGGACGGGGTTGATCGCCGGCGATGCTTGTAAAGATTTTGCCAAAGAAGAAAAGGTCTTGAACGTTACTGACGAATGGGCACGCAAATGGTTCAAGACCGGTGCAGGCCGTGATTGGCTTGAGTCCCATGACTTGCCACGTAATCCCTATTACAGACCCGAACGCGAATGTAGTTCAAGCGATCCGCGTCCCATTTTGAAATTCACCAACCTCAACGATACAGATGTCATCACCACATCGCCGTTCGAAGTCAAAGCAGTCATCAACGTTACCGGTGGTGATTTCAGTAACTGGCGTCTTGAATATGGTGTAGGTGATGACCCTTCCGATTGGACAGTGCTTGCAGAGGGCCGCCAAAAATTCGAACAATCAGATACCATTTACAAATGGGATGTGGGCGACGTCAAAGGATCGAAGATCACCCTTCGCATTTATCTCATGAAGGGAGATGATTTCCACGCTGAAAAACGCGTCTCTCTGACCTTCAATCTGCCTCAGCCAACCGAAGCGCCGACCCTCACCCCGACTCTGACTCCCTTTGTCCCAGTCGATACACCGACGAATACACCTGTCCCTGCAACACCGACGGATACAGTAGTACCCCCTCCCACGGATACGGATACACCGGTCCCGCCAACGGACACTCCGGCAACACCATGA
- a CDS encoding dehydratase — protein sequence MGFYFEEFTVGQKTVTEKRTITEADIMDFARLSGDDNRIHTDPEFSKTTPFGKQIAHGLLGLSIASGLAWQTGLMDGTVIAFREVKEWKFVKPVFIGDTIYVELDTVETKALPRIGGGSVTIVLEVKNQNNEVCHRGTWVVLIASKPKE from the coding sequence ATGGGCTTTTACTTTGAAGAATTTACTGTTGGGCAGAAAACCGTCACTGAAAAGCGGACGATCACCGAAGCCGATATTATGGATTTTGCCAGACTCTCCGGCGACGATAACCGCATCCACACCGATCCTGAATTCAGCAAGACGACTCCTTTCGGTAAACAGATCGCACACGGATTGTTGGGCTTGTCCATTGCTTCAGGCCTCGCCTGGCAGACCGGCCTCATGGATGGAACCGTCATCGCATTTCGTGAAGTGAAGGAATGGAAGTTTGTGAAGCCGGTGTTCATCGGTGATACGATCTATGTGGAATTGGATACCGTTGAAACCAAAGCCTTGCCACGTATCGGCGGCGGCTCTGTGACAATTGTCCTCGAAGTGAAGAACCAAAACAATGAAGTGTGTCATCGTGGCACATGGGTTGTGCTGATCGCAAGTAAACCGAAAGAATAA
- a CDS encoding ABC transporter ATP-binding protein produces the protein MEILIENVGKQYRRDFWGLRQFSLKLGSGVLGLLGPNGAGKSTLMRILATITDVTEGKVIWNGVDIARQPNELRQVLGYLPQDFGVYPNLNAIEFLTYMAAIKGLDERVMRRRIDELIQLVNLADMAKRPLGGYSGGMKQRVGIAQALLNDPQLLIVDEPTAGLDPEERMRFRALLAELSGDRIVILSTHIVSDIEAIATSIAIVNKGKLVIHDLPERILQTVEGKVWTWIVSSQDLATIRQNHVISSTARRSDGVHVRVIAEHMPDQQALLAPATLEDAYLYQVNAALTSQGA, from the coding sequence ATGGAAATTCTTATCGAGAACGTGGGGAAACAATATCGGCGCGATTTTTGGGGATTGCGCCAATTTTCGCTTAAGCTTGGCTCGGGTGTGTTGGGACTTTTAGGGCCAAACGGCGCGGGCAAATCAACCTTGATGCGCATTCTAGCTACCATTACAGATGTGACGGAAGGCAAGGTCATCTGGAACGGTGTGGATATTGCCCGACAGCCAAATGAACTTCGCCAGGTACTCGGTTATCTGCCACAGGATTTCGGCGTCTATCCCAACCTGAATGCTATCGAATTCTTAACGTATATGGCCGCCATTAAAGGTCTGGACGAACGGGTGATGCGGCGTCGCATTGACGAGCTTATCCAACTGGTTAACCTGGCTGACATGGCCAAACGTCCGTTGGGTGGGTATTCAGGTGGGATGAAACAACGTGTCGGCATTGCCCAGGCGTTACTCAACGATCCGCAACTGCTCATCGTGGATGAGCCAACAGCGGGACTTGACCCCGAAGAACGGATGCGCTTCCGCGCTTTGCTGGCAGAACTCTCCGGGGATCGAATTGTGATTCTCTCGACTCACATCGTATCAGACATAGAAGCCATCGCAACCTCGATTGCAATCGTCAATAAAGGAAAACTTGTCATCCACGATTTGCCCGAACGGATTTTGCAGACTGTGGAAGGCAAAGTCTGGACATGGATCGTCTCCAGCCAGGACTTAGCTACCATCCGCCAGAATCATGTGATTAGCAGTACAGCCCGACGCAGCGACGGTGTCCATGTGCGCGTGATTGCCGAGCATATGCCAGATCAACAAGCCTTGCTTGCACCAGCCACATTGGAAGATGCCTACCTCTATCAGGTTAATGCCGCACTAACAAGCCAGGGGGCGTAA
- a CDS encoding CPBP family intramembrane metalloprotease, whose amino-acid sequence MKWSDPRSLQLFGIFLILCLWLYFFIYAWRHKLPIPWGMSFVLVGILVTGFGITYRPDNLIIFSLQPKLVVCLVGLVLNIANLKEQFRLRNVTEFLHYIGIGMVAGLVLTFVSLLAQLPDKDYLTAFNYTKFAIVTLYLQTSIAEEILFRGWFLSYLRKSNIGFFSANFIQSAIFAILHITVFYDNWGQMFSIFLLGFIGGYMTWKHNNIISATVLHVVFNLAIILVSAVLS is encoded by the coding sequence ATGAAGTGGTCTGACCCACGCTCGTTACAGTTGTTTGGTATATTTTTGATTCTATGCTTATGGTTGTATTTTTTCATTTACGCTTGGCGACATAAGCTCCCAATTCCCTGGGGAATGAGCTTTGTACTCGTTGGAATATTAGTCACGGGATTCGGTATCACCTATCGTCCTGATAACCTCATTATTTTTAGCCTGCAACCCAAGTTGGTCGTTTGTCTTGTTGGATTGGTATTGAATATCGCCAATTTGAAAGAACAATTTAGACTGAGAAATGTTACAGAGTTTCTCCACTACATTGGGATAGGGATGGTAGCGGGTTTAGTCCTAACATTTGTTAGTCTGTTGGCGCAACTACCCGATAAGGATTACTTAACTGCATTTAATTACACAAAGTTTGCAATCGTTACTCTATATTTACAGACAAGCATTGCCGAAGAAATTTTGTTTCGAGGGTGGTTTCTAAGTTATCTTAGAAAATCCAACATTGGATTCTTTTCTGCCAATTTCATTCAGTCAGCGATCTTTGCCATCTTGCATATTACAGTTTTTTATGACAACTGGGGACAGATGTTTTCAATATTTTTGCTTGGGTTTATTGGAGGATATATGACATGGAAACACAATAATATTATTTCAGCAACTGTGTTGCATGTTGTATTCAATCTAGCTATAATCTTAGTTTCGGCCGTTCTGAGTTAA
- a CDS encoding carboxylic ester hydrolase, whose amino-acid sequence MRLFEMLVILTNFLAFIIFSFPQFSVVRQTGYISIILLPMIAQLLFEESRWQMVPAYMLSALFFLLWLLNRIVTTPMVPHRFFINLAIVLGIIVFTISVTLPFLFPVFRFPQPSGPYQIGTMTYHWVDTNRQEFFSTNPQARREVMAQIWYPAKTDPSAPHTYYLQHPEVLAATLRILHLPTFLFEHFKYVPTHAILSAPLAEDKASYPVLIFLSGRGGYRQSNTFQIEELVSHGYIVVGIDQPYAASGVVFPDGRLIAMDSRMYNPKNVGHDPFTDLAVPFLAQDVTFTLDQLTLLDKTDSGDILSGRMDLQHVGIFGVSLGGIVTGEACRLDSRLQACLVMDAFMSASVVQAGLQQPAMWISRDAQTMELEGWAESDIDETQSTMRAVYATLPGPGYLVLIPGLFHPDFTDAPLFSPLASQMGLSGRIPAERAHHIINVYSLAFFDQHLKEVPSDLLAGPVKEYPEVLFETRQP is encoded by the coding sequence ATGAGACTCTTTGAGATGCTTGTGATTCTTACAAATTTTCTGGCGTTCATTATCTTCAGCTTCCCACAATTCAGTGTAGTGCGTCAAACCGGTTACATATCAATCATATTATTACCCATGATTGCTCAGTTGCTCTTTGAAGAATCACGTTGGCAGATGGTCCCTGCCTATATGCTAAGTGCATTGTTTTTCCTGCTCTGGCTTTTAAATCGTATCGTTACCACACCGATGGTTCCCCATCGATTTTTTATTAACCTGGCGATTGTGTTGGGCATCATTGTTTTCACTATCTCCGTCACATTGCCGTTTCTTTTCCCGGTCTTTCGCTTCCCACAGCCCAGTGGACCTTATCAAATCGGCACGATGACCTACCATTGGGTAGATACAAACCGTCAGGAGTTTTTCAGTACAAATCCTCAGGCCCGGCGCGAGGTTATGGCGCAAATCTGGTATCCCGCCAAGACCGATCCATCAGCGCCTCACACATACTACTTACAGCATCCAGAGGTTCTTGCCGCTACTTTGCGCATACTCCATCTGCCAACTTTCCTCTTCGAGCATTTTAAGTATGTACCCACACATGCGATCCTATCCGCCCCTCTCGCAGAGGATAAAGCCAGCTACCCAGTGTTGATCTTCTTGTCCGGGCGTGGAGGATATCGCCAGTCGAACACCTTTCAAATCGAAGAGCTTGTTTCCCATGGATATATCGTCGTTGGGATTGATCAGCCCTATGCGGCATCCGGAGTCGTATTTCCCGACGGACGTTTGATAGCCATGGACTCCCGCATGTATAACCCCAAAAATGTTGGGCATGATCCATTCACTGATCTGGCCGTTCCTTTCCTGGCTCAGGATGTCACCTTCACACTCGATCAACTTACACTCTTAGATAAAACCGACTCGGGGGATATCTTAAGTGGACGAATGGACCTGCAACATGTGGGGATTTTCGGTGTCTCATTGGGCGGGATCGTGACAGGCGAAGCTTGCCGGTTGGATTCGCGCTTGCAAGCGTGCCTTGTGATGGATGCTTTCATGTCAGCCAGCGTTGTGCAGGCAGGCTTGCAACAACCTGCCATGTGGATCAGCCGGGACGCCCAAACTATGGAACTTGAAGGTTGGGCCGAGTCCGATATTGATGAGACCCAGAGTACTATGCGTGCAGTGTATGCGACTCTGCCTGGCCCCGGATATTTGGTATTGATACCGGGACTATTCCATCCAGACTTTACTGATGCACCTCTCTTCTCACCACTTGCATCGCAAATGGGCCTATCCGGGCGAATACCCGCTGAGCGAGCACACCATATCATCAACGTCTATTCATTGGCATTTTTCGATCAACATCTCAAGGAAGTTCCGTCAGATTTGCTCGCCGGGCCGGTGAAGGAATATCCTGAAGTGTTATTTGAGACACGTCAACCTTAA
- a CDS encoding SET domain-containing protein-lysine N-methyltransferase, whose amino-acid sequence MPNVIVRRSGIQGSGVFAAKHFRKGEVVLQIDDSYVVTGETTLTSDDWEFNADFFDGKIVIMQEPERCINHCCDPNTYVKTIEGVRNVLACRDITEGEEITYDYAINGDNEGTFPCHCGAKRCRKTYIGNYFKLPMEFQLEYLPYLDKWFQQQYQKEIAVLKNFGNPQ is encoded by the coding sequence ATGCCAAACGTAATCGTGAGACGATCAGGGATTCAAGGAAGTGGAGTGTTTGCCGCAAAGCACTTTCGCAAAGGCGAAGTTGTTTTACAGATTGACGACTCCTATGTTGTCACGGGTGAGACTACGCTCACTTCAGATGATTGGGAATTCAACGCAGACTTCTTTGACGGCAAGATTGTTATCATGCAAGAACCCGAACGATGTATTAATCACTGTTGCGATCCAAACACCTACGTAAAAACGATCGAAGGTGTTAGAAATGTTTTGGCCTGTAGAGATATTACAGAAGGGGAAGAGATTACCTACGACTATGCCATCAATGGCGACAACGAAGGTACCTTCCCTTGTCACTGTGGCGCAAAGAGATGCAGAAAGACATACATTGGGAACTACTTCAAACTTCCGATGGAATTTCAGCTTGAATATTTGCCTTATCTGGATAAGTGGTTTCAACAACAATACCAGAAAGAGATTGCTGTACTTAAAAACTTTGGGAACCCACAATAA
- a CDS encoding ABC transporter ATP-binding protein — protein sequence MPQTLIETRNLIKRYGDKIAVNDVSFDVYQGEVFGFLGPNGAGKTTTIKVIVGLLQPTSGSVKVAGYDIQKQSMLAKASSGYVPDTPNLYAKLSGRELLRFVGDLYSVDRGQVAHRIDELLRMFDLTNAADDTVDSYSHGMQQKASLAAALMHDPKVLILDEPTVGLDPKSARLIKDILRQLADRGAAVMLSTHILEIAERMCDRIGIINKGQLIAVGTMDELRTLDKTGQASLEDIFLGLTGGAEEAEIAEVLK from the coding sequence ATGCCACAAACCCTCATTGAAACTCGTAATCTGATCAAACGCTACGGCGATAAGATCGCTGTGAACGATGTCAGCTTTGATGTATATCAAGGTGAAGTATTCGGCTTTCTCGGTCCGAATGGAGCCGGGAAAACGACTACGATCAAAGTCATCGTGGGATTGCTCCAGCCAACCTCAGGGTCCGTCAAAGTGGCTGGCTATGACATCCAGAAACAATCCATGCTTGCCAAAGCCTCGAGCGGATACGTCCCTGATACGCCAAATCTATATGCCAAGTTGAGCGGGCGCGAGCTATTGCGCTTCGTCGGTGACCTCTACAGCGTCGATCGCGGACAAGTCGCGCATCGTATTGATGAGTTACTGCGCATGTTCGATCTGACCAACGCCGCAGACGATACAGTTGATTCGTACAGTCACGGCATGCAACAAAAGGCTTCGTTAGCCGCCGCATTGATGCACGACCCCAAGGTCTTGATCCTCGATGAGCCCACGGTCGGCCTCGACCCCAAATCGGCACGGCTCATCAAGGACATTCTCCGTCAACTCGCAGACCGCGGCGCGGCAGTGATGCTCTCCACGCACATTTTGGAGATCGCCGAGCGCATGTGTGATCGCATCGGCATCATCAACAAAGGACAACTCATCGCTGTCGGCACCATGGACGAACTGCGTACGCTCGATAAAACAGGACAAGCCAGCCTTGAAGATATCTTCCTTGGTCTGACGGGCGGCGCAGAAGAAGCTGAGATCGCAGAAGTCTTGAAATGA
- a CDS encoding alpha/beta hydrolase, whose product MNTESNTHEDVTIYMQGWEPEGKLKAIVCLVHGLGEHTGRYAHVGKAFNDAGYALYGFDLRGHGQTPGPRGHFPSLDVVIQDIRQFVEFQRQNNPGLPVFLYGHSLGGLLTLTYVLQYPDGLKGVIVTDSALRSALQEQKLKVAMAKLLGTLAPAMTIPSGLDATTISRDPAVVEKYVNDPLVHDKTSMGLGKAALDAIDLCFSRAKEFKPPLLILHGTADKLTYPSGSEDFAKLASETNKDVTLKLLDGFYHEPHNEPEQADVFKMMIEWMNKHL is encoded by the coding sequence ATGAATACAGAATCAAATACACACGAAGATGTCACCATCTACATGCAAGGCTGGGAACCGGAAGGGAAACTTAAAGCCATTGTATGTCTTGTCCACGGGTTGGGGGAGCACACTGGACGATATGCGCACGTTGGTAAGGCTTTCAACGATGCGGGGTATGCCCTGTATGGCTTTGACCTGCGCGGCCACGGACAAACCCCCGGCCCACGCGGTCACTTCCCCTCGCTCGATGTGGTGATACAGGATATCCGTCAGTTCGTTGAATTCCAAAGGCAGAACAACCCCGGTCTCCCGGTCTTTCTCTATGGTCACAGCCTGGGCGGATTGCTGACTCTTACCTATGTGCTTCAATATCCCGATGGATTAAAAGGTGTGATCGTCACAGACTCAGCTTTGCGTTCTGCTTTGCAAGAACAAAAATTGAAAGTTGCCATGGCGAAACTGCTTGGCACACTTGCACCGGCCATGACCATCCCCAGCGGGTTGGATGCAACGACCATTTCACGTGACCCCGCCGTTGTGGAAAAATATGTCAACGATCCGTTGGTACACGACAAAACCAGTATGGGACTCGGCAAAGCTGCCTTGGATGCTATTGACCTGTGCTTTTCACGTGCCAAAGAATTTAAACCGCCCTTGCTCATTCTGCATGGCACAGCTGACAAACTGACTTATCCCAGTGGAAGTGAAGACTTTGCCAAGCTCGCCAGCGAAACGAACAAGGATGTCACATTAAAGTTGTTGGATGGCTTCTATCACGAACCTCACAACGAACCCGAGCAAGCTGATGTGTTCAAGATGATGATCGAGTGGATGAATAAACATTTATAA
- a CDS encoding GNAT family N-acetyltransferase — MINTQVRLADLKDHQRLSNLVFFETRSHRHLDWRSPLEWLGDKYFWAMEEGSQLTAALACPEEAKGIAWVRLFVHTGYWSAENAWSLLWDVAKNEIARAGGAQVAAIVQYSWFTKVLEASGFENRQNIVMLEWQYQPRASFEAAGVRIRKMTEADLPQVTAVDGEAFDPLWHNSLDTLSRAHAQSLFATVAEDANGIIGYQVTTGSGSRAHLARLAVHRAVQGRGVGRMLLGNLFDTLSQAGYFRLSVNTQNDNNISLALYKKMGFLRTGEAYPVYTFDVPAYS, encoded by the coding sequence GTGATCAATACACAGGTTCGTCTCGCGGACCTCAAAGACCATCAACGATTATCGAACCTGGTTTTTTTTGAGACCCGCTCCCACCGTCATCTGGATTGGCGCTCACCATTGGAATGGCTGGGTGATAAATATTTCTGGGCGATGGAGGAAGGCTCACAGCTCACAGCCGCACTGGCATGTCCCGAAGAAGCTAAAGGGATCGCCTGGGTGCGGTTGTTCGTTCATACGGGGTATTGGTCAGCAGAAAATGCATGGTCCCTTTTATGGGATGTGGCCAAAAACGAGATTGCGCGTGCAGGTGGTGCACAAGTTGCCGCCATTGTGCAATATTCATGGTTCACAAAAGTATTGGAAGCAAGCGGGTTTGAAAACCGTCAGAATATTGTGATGCTTGAGTGGCAGTATCAGCCTCGAGCTTCGTTTGAAGCGGCGGGAGTCCGCATCCGCAAGATGACCGAGGCAGACCTTCCGCAGGTCACAGCCGTGGATGGCGAGGCGTTCGATCCGTTATGGCATAACTCGCTGGATACACTCAGCAGGGCACATGCACAATCGTTGTTCGCGACGGTTGCAGAAGATGCGAATGGGATCATTGGGTATCAGGTGACTACGGGGTCAGGTTCTCGCGCACATCTTGCGCGGCTGGCTGTGCATCGCGCGGTGCAGGGACGTGGTGTCGGCAGGATGTTGCTGGGGAATTTGTTCGATACGCTTTCTCAGGCTGGATATTTTAGGCTCTCCGTCAACACGCAGAACGATAACAACATTTCACTTGCGTTATACAAAAAAATGGGTTTTCTCCGCACGGGCGAGGCATATCCCGTGTATACTTTCGATGTACCGGCATATTCTTAA